From a region of the Notolabrus celidotus isolate fNotCel1 chromosome 14, fNotCel1.pri, whole genome shotgun sequence genome:
- the zgc:174895 gene encoding adenine phosphoribosyltransferase, whose protein sequence is MMRLMLFTAPSHPPPAPHELDTQTLTLIYSPVHSPQFLSCSVETSVIVQMDVLDIPADQPKGWYLSLMAPNTKGPTFAWLDPSRLYCNSKALADCVKDLISPFLNDTIDLVAGIDAMGFILGASVSSVLGKGFLAVRKAGHLCVATENQNYSDYTGREKTMEVRLDVLKPGMRVLLVDQWIETGGTMKAAIQLVEKLGATVAGVAVVAIENTEGGKWIKENYKFSHCIPEELQSQIDQKSLHSFKNFKN, encoded by the exons ATGATGCG TCTAATGTTATTTACAGCCCCCTCCCACCCTCCACCAGCCCCACATGAACTTGATACTCAGACTCTCACACTCATTTACAGCCCGGTCCATTCACCACAGTTTCTCTCTTGCTCAGTGGAGACCAGTGTTATTGTACAAATGGACGTGTTGGATATTCCTGCAGACCAGCCCAAAGGATGGTACCTTTCTCTGATGGCACCAAACACAAAAGGACCAACATTTGCCTGGCTGGACCCGTCCAGACTCTACTGCAACTCTAAG GCTCTTGCAGACTGTGTCAAAGATCTTATCAGCCCATTTCTGAATGACACCATAGACCTGGTTGCCGGGATCGATGCAATGGGGTTCATTCTTG gggCGTCTGTTTCCAGCGTCCTTGGAAAAGGTTTTCTGGCTGTGCGTAAAGCAGGACACCTGTGTGTAGCAACAGAAAACCAAAACTACAGTGATTACACAGGCAGAGAAAAGACTATGGAAGTAAGGCTGGATGTGCTAAAACCAG GCATGAGAGTGCTGTTAGTTGACCAATGGATAGAGACTGGAGGCACGATGAAGGCTGCCATTCAGCTAGTTGAGAAACTGGGAGCCACTGTTGCAG GTGTTGCAGTTGTGGCCATCGAGAACACTGAAGGAGGAAAGTGGATCAAAGAAAACTACAAATTCTCTCACTGCATCCCTGAAGAGCTCCAGAGCCAAATTGACCAAAAGAGTCTTCATTCCTTTAAAAATTTCAAAAACTGA